The genomic stretch CCGGAAAGAGCTGAATGATGACGGAGTAGATTCGCGAAGAGGTAAGATCCAGCCAAAAGGACTCTCGGGAGGAGATTTCCAGGAAGGCCTCTACCACCTCAGGGGCAAACTTTTCCCCTATCTTGGAACCGATAGCCTTGCGGAGGCTTGGGGCCTGAAGAAGAACGGGACGGTTGCGCCAGATCATGGTTTCCAGGCGGTCGGCCAGTCGGATAATATTAGCCCCCAAAGGCAGAGGTTCGCCATCAACACCCCGGGCCTGTCCATAAGACCAATCCACATGATGATAACGGATAAATTCTGCGGCCCGCTGAAAGGGAGAAAACTCTCTCAGAATCAAATAGCCCAGCTCCATGTGGTGATGGATATTTTGCTTCTCCTCCTCAATGCGCAGGCCTTCTAGTTTTTCGCGGATGGTGAACAGGCCAATATCATGGAGACTGGCCGCATAAAGAAGACTCTCTATAGTGGCGGGGCTGAGGTCCAAGGCCCGGGCAATAGCCACCGAGGCATAGGTCACCCGTAGCTGATGGTCCACCAGCGAGGGATGAGCACAGTCCAGGGCATCTGCCAGCGAAAGGATAATCTTCTTCAGGGCAATAGTGGCCTCTTTCATCCTGTCTGTTTTTATCGGTTTAAAGTGGAAGACTCTTTAGGAGAGACGGTAAAAGCATCGACCGGAAAAAGGATAGGCTTTTAAGCGCCCTGAAGTTGTTAGGGCCTCGATGAGTTTTTCTACCTCGCCCGGTGAATAACCCAGAGCCATGGCCAGCTCCTGAACATCGGCAGGCCGGCGGCGCAAAAACTCCATTACGGCTTCCTCCGGGGGGATGTGGCTTCTGGCCCGAGCCACTCGATTTTTGGCGACGATGATTTCAGCTCGAGGGCCGAAGATGTTCTGGGCCTCCTCAAGCACTTGATAGGCTACGGGCCTGGCTCGAGAATCAGCCGGAGGGCGGACTACGGTATTTATCTGTATCTTGTCTGGATTTATAGCTTGGAGGGCCTCGGAGAGCCTTGTGAGCTCTTGCGGAGAATCGTTAATCCCAGAGGCCAGAAGAACCTCCAGCCAGATTTGCCCCCGGAACTCTCTTCGCAGCTGAACAAGCCCCTCGATGATAGATTCGATCTTCAAGCCAGGTGCCGGGCGGTTTATGGCCAAAAAAGCCTCTTGGCTGGCAGCATCCAGGCTGGGGAGCAGGATATCAAACCCCGTTACAGCCTCACGAACCTCCCTTAAAAAAAACAGGGAGCTGTTGGTCAAAAGACATAGTGGTTTTGAGGTCAGCCGACGAATCTCTTCTAGCAGTGAGGTCAGTTCTGTGTTGAGAGTAGGTTCTCCAGAGCCGGTGAGGGTAATGACATCCAGGTCCTTTACCTGCTTGAGGACTTCTTTTAGCTGGCTAATTATAATCTCTTTGGAGATGTAAGGGGCCCGTTGACAGGTAAGTTTGGTGGTGCGTCCTACCTCGCAATAAAGACAATCAAAGGAGCAGATCTTACTGGGGACCAGGTCCACCCCCAGAGAAAGCCCCAGACGTCTGGATTTCACCGGGCCAAAGACATATTGCATAGGAAAAAGATACCCCGACTGCTCTTTTGGTCAAGCCAATAGCCGTTTTCGGCGGGAAAGCCTTTTCCTGGCTGATCTTTTAGGTTAAAGATCTTAACTGACCGCATTTCAGCTCTTCCAGGAGGAGAATATGGGGAATCTTCACATCGGTCTTGATGTCGGCTCTGGCGGGGCCAAGATCGTTGTTCTTGATGACCAGGCCCAAATTCTCTTTGAGGATTATCGCCGCACCCATGGTCAGCCCATTCAGACGGCAAATGCCATGCTTAAAGAGATGGAAGAGGCCATTGGCGAAGCAAATTTTACCATTACCTGTACCGGTACCGCCGGGAAATTTCTGGCCCGACTCTTAGGGGTCAACTTTATAAACGAGGTTATCTGTCATACCAAAGGAGTGGAGTTCTTTCATCCCGAGGCCCGGACCATTATTGATATTGGTGGCGAGGATTCTAAGCTCATCTTTGTTGGTCATGGTCAGGACGGCCGCTTTTATATTGAAGACTTTGCCCTCAATACCATGTGTGCCGCGGGCACAGGGGCCTTTCTTGACCAACAGGCCGCCCGTTTAGGTTATTCTATAGAGGAATTTAGCCGGTTGGCCTTAAAGGCTAAGACTATCCCCCGAATCGCCGGTCGCTGCACGGTCTTCGCTAAGTCAGACATGATTCATCTCCAGCAGGCCGCTGTTCCCGACTATGAGATTATTGCCGGTCTATGTTTTGCCATTGTTCGTAACTTAAAGAGCAATATTGCCAAAGGTCGGCGTATCCGGCCTCCCCTTGTCTTCCAGGGAGGGGTGGCGGCCAATTATGGGGTGCGCCGGGCCTTTGTAGAGATTTTTCATCTCAAAGACGGTGAACTAATTATCCCTAAACACTTTGCTACTATGGGGGCTATCGGGGCTGCCCTTCACTCTCTGGAACAGGCCTCTTGGGCCAGCCCCTATCCAGGGCGTAAGCCTCTTATGGACTATCTCTCGGGAACCCGGGAGAAGACTAAACGGTTCCCCCCTCTTAAGTCACCTCAGGGACGTCCCCGGACTTTCTCCTCTCAGGATGAGGCCCCATCTGGCCCCATTGAGGCCTATCTTGGTATAGACGTAGGTTCTGTTTCCACCAAGGTGGTGATTATCGACAAAAATCTTCGGCTCTTAGCCAAGAAGTACCTTTACTCTTCTGGAAGGCCTCTTGAGGCCATTAAAGAGGCCTTAGAGGCCATTTCCCGGGATCTTCCCCCAGAGGTAGAGATTTGCGGGGTGGGCACCACTGGTTCGGGGCGTTATCTAACGGGGGATTTTGTTGGAGCTGATATTATTCGTAATGAGATCACAGCCCAGGCCACAGCAGCCGCAGCCGTAGATCCCGAAGTGGACACCATTATCGAGATCGGGGGGCAGGATTCGAAATTCATCCGTCTGGAGAGAGGAACTATAGTAGACTTTAACATGAACAAGGCCTGCGCTGCTGGAACCGGTTCCTTCCTTGAAGAGCAAGCCGTCCGACTGGGTATTTCGATTGAAGACTTTGGCAGATTGGCCTTAAAAAGTCAGGCTCCGGTGAAGATGGGGGAACGGTGTACAGTCTTTATGCAGAGTGACCTTGTCCATTATCAACAGCGAGGCATCCCTAAGGAGGACCTTTGTGCCGGTCTTTGTTACGCCATTGTCTATAACTACCTTACTAAGGTGGTGGAAAAGCGTCCCCTTGGTCGGAAGGTCTTTTATCAGGGGGCCACGGCCCTTAATCCTGGTGTAGTGGCCGCCTTTGAGGCTGTGCTGGGGCAAGAAGTGATTGTTCCACCCCATAACGAGGTTACCGGGGCCATCGGGGTGGCCATATTGGCTATGCGAGAGCGAAACTGGGCGAAGAGTCGTTTTCGGGGGTTTGATCTCTCTAAGGTCTCTTATGAGATCTCCTCTTTTGAATGCCAGGCCTGCCCCAATTGCTGTGAAATCAGGAAGGTCTCCATAGAGGGCCGGCCGCCACTCTTTTATGGAGGGCGGTGCGAAAAGTACGAAACCAAGCGGATCACCAAACAAGAAGCTATCCCTGATCTGGTAAGCGAGAGGGAGGCCCTCCTTCTCTCTTATCTTGACCAGGACACGGAAGGGAAAGTAATCGGGATTCCTAGGACTCTTTTCTTTTTAGAGTGGCTACCCTTTTTTGCCACCTTGTTTCAGGAGCTGGGATACCGAGTAGTGGTCTCTGGGCCTACCAACAAGCGCCTGGTAGCTCGAGGAATCGAATCCATGGTGAATGAAACCTGTTTCCCTATCAAGGTGGCCCATGGCCACGTGATTGATCTCATCGAACAGGGAATAAAGACCATCTTTTTACCCCAGATAAGTGATCTTCCTTCAGGTCATCCCCGGCTGCCTTCCGGACATGTCTGTCCCTATTGTCAGAGTCTGGCTTGGACTATCCATGCGGCGGTGGACTTCAACGCCCACGGAGTTAAGGTTATTCAGCCGGTGCTTCATTTTGGTGATAAAAAGACCCTGGCTGGTGATCTCCGGCAACTGGCCAAAATGCTCAAATTAAGGCCGGCCAGGGTGGAAAAGGCGGCTCGAAAGGCCTTTGAGGCTCAGAAAGATTTCTGGAACCGTCTGAAGAAAAGGGGCCAGGAGATTCTTAACGGTCTTAAAGATGGAGAGAAGGCTATAGTGATTGTTGGGCGGCCTTATAATGCCCTTGACCCCGGATCAAATCTTTATATTCACAAGAAACTTCTTGATCTGGGAGTCAAAGCCATCCCGATCGACTTTTTGCCTCTTGATGAGATCAACCAAGATTTAGATGAAATTGCCCAGGTCTATTGGCGTTATGGGCAAAAGATCCTCTCGGCGGCCGTTTTCTGCCGGGAGCATCCGGCCCTCTTCCCCATCTTCATTACCAACTTTGCCTGTGGTCCAGACTCCTTTATCCTTCATTTCTTCAAAGATCACCTAGGTGATAAGCCCTTTCTTGAACTGGAAATAGATGAACATTCAGCCGATGCTGGAGTCCTTACCCGCATCGAGGCCTTTTTGGACAGCCTGGGTGAGGCCCGGACAGGCAAGCGTCCTGAAAAAAGGCCCAGACGTCAGCCCCGACCCACCGATGGCCGGATCCTCTATGTTCCCTATATGTGTGATCATTCTCACTCTTTGGCGGCGGCCTTTAGGGCCTGTGGCCTTGAGGCCCAGGTGCTCCCGGTATCCGATGAAGAGGCCCTGCGTCTGGGTCGGGAGTATACTTCAGGTAAGGAATGTTATCCGGCCGTTCTTACCACCGGTGACATGATAAAAATGACTCGTCAGAAGGAGTTTGATCCTGATCGGGCGGCCTTTTTTATGCCGTCAGGGACAGGTCCCTGCCGCTTTGGTCAGTATAATCGGCTTCATCGAGCCATCCTGGATGAGTTGGGCTACTCTTCTGTACCCATCTACTCTCCTAATCAGAGCTACACCCTTTATGAAGAGATGGGTATGGTGGGTAAGGACTTTACCCGCTTAGCCTGGCAGGGTGTGGTAGCTGTGGATGTCCTGGACAAAATGCGGCGGGAGATCAGACCGTATGAGACCGCGGCCGGGATGACTGATCAATGCTACCAACATTATTTAGAGCGGATATGCCAGGCCATTGAGAAGCGAGAGGATCTGGTGGCTGTACTTATGGAGGCCAGGGAGGCCTTTGAACATATTCCTGCCTCCGGTCGCGGCAAACGGCCCATTGTGGGGATCGTCGGAGAGATCTACACCAGGGCCAATGACTTTGCCAATGAAAACATCATTCGGACTTTAGAGGCTTTGGGGGCCGAAGTCTGGACTCCAACCATCTCAGAGTGGATTCTTTACGTAAACTTTACGGCCAAACGCCGGGCCAGGAGACATAATCAGTGGCGTCACTACGCCAAACTTCTTATCGAGCACAAGGTGCAGGTAAGTGATGAAAAACGATTCGAGCAGGTGGTAGAAGGCCTGGTGCGTTCAGTGCCAGAGCCTGATGCCGCTGAGCTGGTGGAATGGGCCAGTGCCTACGTGAGCCCGGAGTTTGAGGGAGAGGCCATTTTGTCGGTAGGAAAATCCCTGGATTATATCCTCCGGGGAGTCCACGGTATTGTTAATGTCATTCCTTTTACCTGCATGCCCGGGGCCATTGCCGCCGCCCTGCTTAAACGTCTTAAGGAGGAGCATCAAAACATTCCCTGCATTACTCTGGCCTACGATGGTCAGCGGGAGACAACTACTATCACTAGGTTGGAGGCCTTCATCTACCAGGTAAACCAGTTTCGCGAAAGGCGTCTGAGAGCGGCGGCGTAATCATGGCCAAGGAGGGCCGTCGAAGTAAGCCCAAGAAGGTTGTCCTCATTAATGCCGACCAACCGGAGGAGATCCGGGTGGCCCTGGTGGAGGACGGCCGTCTGGAGGCCTTTGATCTGGAAACAATAGTCCGGGAACATACCCGGGGCAACATCTACAAGGGCCGGATTGTTAATATCGAGCCCAGCCTTCAGGCCGTTTTTGTGGATATTGGTAGCCGACGAAATGCCTATCTGTCTTTTGATGAGATTCACCCTGAGTACTACGGTTATGCGGCGGTAAATAAGGGGGGACGCAGTCGCCTCTCAGAATTTCTGGAAGTAGGCCAGGAGATTCTGGTTCAGATAGTTAAGGAAGAGACACCTACCAAGGGGGCCAATGTAACCACTTATCTGGCCATACCCGGACGTTATACCGTACTTATGCCCGGAAATTCGGCCACCGGGGTCTCTCGTAAAATTGAAGACGAGGCTGAAAGGAAAAGACTAAAAGAGATTATTCTCTCCTTTGATCTTCCAGAGGGAGTAGGGGCAGTAGTCCGGACAGCCAGTGCCGGGGTGCCAAAGAGAGAGATACATAAAGATCTCCGTTATCTTCTACGGCTTTGGCGAGAGATTAAACGTCGGGCGGCCACCATGGAGCCCCCGGCGCTTCTTTACAAGGATCAAGACGTTATCATTCGCTTTCTGCGAGATTATCTGACCGCTGATGTAAGCGAGATCCTGGTGGATAGCAAAGAGGCCTACAAAAAGGTCAAGGACTTTCTCAAAATAATCTCTCCTCGTCAGAGCAAGGTGGTGCGTCTCTTTCGCAAAAGGCAGCCCATTTTCAGCCTCTACGGACTTGAAGAGCAAATCGAAAGTATTTACCAGCCTAAAGTAGAGCTTCCCTCCGGAGGCACCCTAATCATTGAACCTACAGAGGCCCTGGTGGCCATTGATGTCAATTCAGGCAAAAACATCCAGGGTGAAAATCTGGAGGAGGTATCCTTTAAGACCAATCTGGAAGCGGCCGGGGAGATTGCCCGCCAGTTACGGCTTCGAGATCTGGGGGGGTTAATTGTCATTGATTTCATCGATATGAAGAACCCTCGCCATCGTCGAGAAGTGGAGAAACATCTGCGAGAGAGCCTCAAAAAAGATCGGGCCAAGGTGGATATGACCAGGATCTCCAAGTTTGGAGTCTTGGAACTGGCTCGACAAAAGCTTAAGGCCCCCATTGTCTGGGGAAGCCACCGTCTGTGCCCATATTGTCGAGGTGAGGGAATGATTCGGACTGTGGAAACCCTGGCCCTTTCTCATCTACGGCGATTGCGGGCCAAAATGGCCAGCAGTGGTCCGGCCCTGTTCCGTCTGACCGTTCCTTCTGAGGTCGCCTTTTACCTTCTTAACCGCAAAAGGAAAGAACTTCTTGAGTTAGAAGAAGAATACCAGGGCCACATTGAGATAGAGGCCTCAAAGGAGATGTTCCCTGAAGATGGAAAAATAGATACCTTTCCCCTGACCTGATTATCCCCAGACCTTTTGTCGTAGATAGTGTTCTGTCTTAAGGATGGCCCGATCCTTTATGAAACGGACAATCTCCGTGGGGTCATCAAGGAGTTGGACGATGTCCATATCTTCTGGAGAAATCATTCCTTCCTCAAGCACCCTCTTTTTCAACCACTCAAAGAGACCAGCCCAATAGTCACTGCCAACGATGACTACTGGAACGGGTCTGATCTTATGGGTTTGAACCAAAGTGACCGCCTCAAAGAGTTCGTCCATAGTACCAAAGCCACCAGGGAAACAGACAAAGGCCACGGCGTACTTGACCATCATCACCTTGCGGACAAAGAAATAGCGAAACTCCAGTTTGACGTTGGAGTAAGGATTGGGCTGTTGTTCCATGGGGAGCTTGATGTTAAGGCCTATACTATTGCCCCCAGCCTCAGCTGCGCCCTTGTTGGCGGCCTCCATGATTCCAGGGCCACCGCCGGTAAGGACAGAAAACCCCTCTTTTACCAGAAGGCGCGCTACTTCCTCGGCCTTTTGATAATAAGGATGGTCGGGTTTTACCCTGGTAGATCCAAAAAGGGTTACGGCGGGATAGTAATGGGGCAGGACCTCAAAGCCATCTACAAACTCGGCAATAATCCGAAAAAGACGCCAGCACTCCCGAGCGTGAAGTCCATTTAGGACATATTGATTGAGACGATCTTCTTCAGACATTGTTCCTCCTCAATCCAGGTTCTCCATCGGAGGTTATATATTCTTCTTCGCACAGATCCTTATAGACCTTAAAGGCCACCGGACGCTCTCCCAAGATCCTAAAAAGCATGGTCTCAAGCAGCCGCTCTCCGTGCCTGAGGAGGCGGAAATCTATATTTAATGCCTCAATAGGCCAGAGGGAAGCCCGGGCTAGATCCCGAAGATATTTGAGAAGGGGCCAGGGTAGGGAGTGGGCCCCTCCCTGATAACATCGAAGACAGATAAGGCCACCGTCTTCAGGGCTAAAGTAGGCCTGCTTACCCTCTACTCTTTTTTGGCAACGCCGGCAGCCCCAAAGCTCTGGTCCGAACCCGGCCACTATAAGCGTCCGGAGCAGAAAAAAAAGATGGAGTCTTTCCGGAGCAAGCCCCCGATTAAGACCAGAGAGAACCAGAGCCAGAAGATCAAATAGCTCCGGCTCCTTCAGGCCTGGTTTTAAAAGCCTTTCGGTGACTTCCAGCCACAAGGAGGCCAGAGCAAAGGACCGCCAACTCTGGCGGATACCGGGGAAGGGATCAAGAAGATCGGCGGCCTCAAGGAGAGGCAGGCTCCCTCGACCACGTCTGATAACGGCCCGAATTAACCCCGGGCTCTCTAGAGTATTGACAAAACGTTTTTGGCTCCTTTTGGCCCCTTTCGCTATAACGGTTACCTTGCCTAAACTGCGACTAAAGAGGGTGATTATTCGATCACTTTCTCCGAAATCACTACCACTTAAAACCAAAGATCTAGTTATTCGATGCATGAGGGATCTGACATCTAGGACCACCAAAGCCCTCGGGGGCGCAAATCTGATTGTGAGGCCCTAAATTCTGAATAAGAGGGAGAACAGTGGTGGGGAGTGTGAATTCCTCCTCCGGCGGAAGTTCAGGAGGTGAAGGAGATATCAGAAGATCGGCTTTATCGTTTAACCTTTGAGGAATTTGAGAACTAGTGGCCTCAGGGACGATAGGAGACATCTTTTTGGTCTGCCAGAGCCGAAAACCAAGGACAAAGGCAACAACGATAACTACCAGGATGACTACAAGCCAGAGCCATTTTTTGGATCTGGACCCTAGGGAGACCTTTTCTTCATCTCCTGAGATTTGGACAACGTATTCGTCATCTTCCTCCTCTTTGGGAGGGTTGGCCAAGGTCTCATAACGAAGAATGACTTCGTTGGGATCAAGGCCAATTACCTGGGCATAATTGCGGATAAAACCCCGGACAAAGACCTGAGCCGGTAGCTTACCCCAATCCTCAGCCTCAATTGCTGCCAGAATGGAGACCGAAATTTTGGTCTCTTCAGCAATGGTCTCAAGGCTTATGCCCCGCAGCTCCCTTTCTCGTTTTAGATATTCACCAAAAGTCTCTTTGGCCATCAGAGGAGAACCTCGATATAAGATTGACTTCGTAGCTCTTTAAGCCATTGTTTGAAACGCTGGTCAACCTTTTCCTGATAAAGTTTTCGCCTGATTTCATCCTTGACGGCAGAAAGGGGCTTCTTGACCTCCTCATCTAAGGCCTTAAGCCGAATGATCTGGATAATTCCGGGGCCCTTTATAATTCCGGAGTATTCTCCCGGAGTGAGGGTTTTGACCACTTCTCGGACCTCAGGGGAGAGATCCTTGAGGTCAAAGTAACCCAGATCTCCTCCGTCTTTGGCCGTGGGGAGTTCAGAGTAGCGACGAGCCACCTCGGCGAAGGGAACCCCCTTTTCTAGTTCTTTCAAGGCTGCCTGGGCCTTGGCCATTTTTTTCTTTTCCTCCGAAGGATTCCGGACCAAAAAGCCTATTTGTTGAAGAAAAAAGCGTTTATGTCCGCTAACGTAATGTTTTTTCCAGTATTCTTTAATCTCTTCATCGGTGACTACAATTCGCCCCTTTACTTGAACATTAACCAACTTGAGACGGAGAAGCTGATCGGCCAAGCGTTGGCGATACTCCTGAGGATCAATTCCTTGGGCCTTAAGGCGTTCTTGAAATTCGGAAAGAGTTAAACCGTTTTCTCGGGCCATGTTCTCCATGGCTGATTCAATCTCGGCCGGGGTTACCTTAATCCCTAGACGTTTGGCCTCTTCTCGAGTCAGCTCCTCATCTATGAGTTGCTGGAGAACCTGATGGCGGATCCTTTCTAACAAAGCTTCCCTTTCAGTTGGGTCAATGCTCCGGGAGAGAAACTTTTGGTAGTAGGGTGCGGCAGCCTGGTCAAGCTCTGAGAGGGTGATAACCTGATCATTAACCACAGCCACCACCCGGTCCACCACTTTGGCCGAAGAAGGAAATGGCCACAGGAGAACGATCCACAGCCACCAAGTGCTAAATATGATCCTCTGATGCCACATTCTTTTAATGCCTAACATTTTCACCTCTTTTGCTCAAGTTCTTGAAGAATAGAAAGTGTTTCTTCAAAGATTTTATCTCCTTTTAGACGGACAAAGAGCCGGCCTTCAGGGGTGAGTTTGACGCCCTTTCGCTTTTGACTAAGGGCCAAAATCCGATCCGGATCAAGGCGGGTCTCTTCATCTACAGATAAGACCACCTGGTGATCGGCCCGGTCAAGCCTTTTGATCTTAAGGGCTTTGAGGAGAAGTTTTAGCCTCTGAAGTCGAAAAAGGTTTTCAACCTCCTGAGGCAGTGGTCCATAGCGATCTAGCAACTCTTCTTTCAGATGAGAGATCCCCTCCTCATCCCGACAAAGGGCCAGGCGGCGGTAGAGAAGAAGGCGTTGATCCACGTCCGGAACATAGCTCTGGGGAATGAAGGCCGGCAGTCGAAAGTTTACCTCTGGTTCAAAATCCTCTTCCGGGGCCTCTCCTTTGAGTTCCTCAATGGTTTTTTGAAGGATTTCCAGATAGAGATCGTAACCCACGGCAGCGATGTGGCCGGATTGAGAGGTGCCTAAAAGGTTCCCGCCTCCTCGGATTTGAAGGTCGGAGAGGGCCAGTTTAAAGCCTGCCCCCAACTGACTAAAATCCATAAGGGCTCGCAGTCTTTTCCGGGCATCTTCGGAAAGATCGCTAAGAGAGGGAACCAGGAGATAGCAGTAGGCCTGCTCCTCCGCCCGGCCTACCCGACCGCGAAGCTGATATATTTCAGCTAAACCTAAACGATCGGCCCGATTAATAATGATGGTATTGGCACTGGGAATATCTAGACCACTCTCAATAATGGTGGTGGAGACCAGAACATCTATTTCGTGCCGGAGGAAGCGGATCATGATCCGTTCAAGTTCCTCCGGTGGCATCTGACCGTGGGCAACCTCTATTCTGGCCTCCGGAACTAGACGTCGCAGATATTCAGCCAGGGAGTGAATTCCCTTTACTCGGTTGTGAACAAAAAAGACCTGCCCCCCTCGTCTCAACTCTCGCCTTATGGCCTCTCGAACTATGGCTTCCTCAAACTTGGCAATGTAGGTCTTGATGGGAAGCCTTCCCTCGGGAGGGGTGTTGATGACAGAAAGATCACGGACCCCCAGAAGAGAGAGCTGAAGGGTCCGGGGAATGGGAGTGGCCGTCAGGGTCAGGACATCCACGGTGCTCTTGAGTTTTTTGAGACGTTCTTTATGTCGGACACCAAAACGGTGTTCTTCGTCAATGATAAGCAGTCCCAAGTTCTTAAAGCCCACATCGGCTTGAAGCAATCTGTGGGTCCCGATGACTACATCTATTTGGCCACTTTTGAGCTCAGCGATGATCTTGCGCTGTTCTTTGGGACTTTTGAGGCGAGACAAGCCAGCCACCCGGACCCCAAAGGGAGAAAGTCTTGAGGAGAAAGTTCGCAGATGCTGTTCGGCCAAAAGGGTGGTGGGTACCAAGACCGCTACTTGGCGGCCGTCGGAGACGGCCAGCATGGTTGCCCTCAGGGCGACTTCGGTCTTGCCGTAGCCGACATCGCCACAGACGAGACGATCCATGGGACGTTCGCTTTGCATATCTGCCAGCACTTCCTCGATGGCCGCTGCTTGGTCAGGTGTTTCTTCATAGGGGAAGGCTGCTTCAAACTCCTGGAAAAGGGCCGAGGGTGGCGCAAAGGCGTGTCCTCGTCGGACCTTCCGGGCGGCATATAGTTCCAAGAGTTCTTGAGCCACTTCGGCGATGGCCCGGGCCACCTTCTTTTTGGTTGTCTGCCAGCTTTTGCCCCCAAGCCGATCAACCCTGGGTTCATGTCCCTCGATTCCGATGTATTTTTGGACCAGAGAAAGACGATCCACCGGAAGGTAGAGTTTGTCGCCGTCTTTATAAGAAAGCAGCAGAAACTCACCTGGAATTCCCTGAAGATCAAGCTGAACAAGCCCTTCATACCGGCCAATACCGTGATCGCGATGGACTATGTAATCCCCGGGACGGAGTTCTTCCAATTTGAGCTCTTCAAGGAGCCTCTCGCGCCCCCGGCCTCGAGGCTGGAGTCGATGTCTTGTCCCTAAAAGTTCCTCCTCGGAGATCACCCATAAGGCTAACTCTGGCCAGTAGAAACCACTTCCTAGGGAGCCAATGACTATCTCAACCCGGCTCTGGGCTTTAAGCTTTAAGGGGGCCGAGCAGATGGGTATGGAAACTCCCTCAAGGGGACCGGTTTCTAATAGATTTTTAAGCCTTTCGGCCGTCCGTTGGCTGGGTGAGGCCAGGATCACCGAGTCTCCCTCATCAAGGACACGGGCGACCTCCTCTCGTAAGATTTCAAGGGCCTGGTGGGGACGGGCCTTAATTTTAAGGGCCAGATCAGAGCTGTCTTTTATGTCAAGTTCGAGATCTTCATTTCCTTCAGCTAATGAAGGAAGTTCAAGAAAGGCCCTGGCCTTGATCTCCCGCCAAAACTCTTCCGGGCTAAGAAAACTCTCGAAGGCCTCAACCAGAAGTCTCTCTTTAGCCCTTTCAAAAAAACCCCTTATCCTTTCAGCCTCGTCTTTTACCGCTCCCTCAATAGCCGCTGGCTCCACCAAGACAATGGCGGCTTCTTCTGGCAGATAGTCAAAAAGGCTCTGAGGATGCGGATAAAGCAAAGGAAGATAGTGTTCTGGAGTCTCAAGGAGTCTTTGGGCGGAAAGGTTTTCAAGAAGGGTGTAGATCATCTGCCCAGGGGCAGAGAACTTCTCGGCCCGGGAAATTATCCTTTTTTTGGCCCCTTCAATAACCTCAGAGGAGCAAAAAAGCTCTGAGGCCGGCAGAATAGTGGCCTCTTCAAGGTGTTCTAAGGATCTTTGGGAGACCGGATCAAAAACTCTGATTGACTCCAGGGTGTCTCCCCAAAAGTCTAATCTCAATGGTTCTGTGTAGAGGGGAGGGAATAGATCTACCAAGGCCCCCCTGACACTCATTTCTCCCCGGCCTTGAACCAGCCCGACCTGTTGATAGCCCCCCTCTATCAACCGTCTAAGGAAGGCCTCCCGGGGAATTTCCTCTTCCGGGAGGAGATAATCGGCGGCTTCATCGAGTATCTTTTGGGGAATGGTGCGCCTGAGGAGGGCTGATACAGAGGCT from Thermosulfuriphilus ammonigenes encodes the following:
- a CDS encoding radical SAM protein, encoding MQYVFGPVKSRRLGLSLGVDLVPSKICSFDCLYCEVGRTTKLTCQRAPYISKEIIISQLKEVLKQVKDLDVITLTGSGEPTLNTELTSLLEEIRRLTSKPLCLLTNSSLFFLREVREAVTGFDILLPSLDAASQEAFLAINRPAPGLKIESIIEGLVQLRREFRGQIWLEVLLASGINDSPQELTRLSEALQAINPDKIQINTVVRPPADSRARPVAYQVLEEAQNIFGPRAEIIVAKNRVARARSHIPPEEAVMEFLRRRPADVQELAMALGYSPGEVEKLIEALTTSGRLKAYPFSGRCFYRLS
- a CDS encoding acyl-CoA dehydratase activase; translated protein: MGNLHIGLDVGSGGAKIVVLDDQAQILFEDYRRTHGQPIQTANAMLKEMEEAIGEANFTITCTGTAGKFLARLLGVNFINEVICHTKGVEFFHPEARTIIDIGGEDSKLIFVGHGQDGRFYIEDFALNTMCAAGTGAFLDQQAARLGYSIEEFSRLALKAKTIPRIAGRCTVFAKSDMIHLQQAAVPDYEIIAGLCFAIVRNLKSNIAKGRRIRPPLVFQGGVAANYGVRRAFVEIFHLKDGELIIPKHFATMGAIGAALHSLEQASWASPYPGRKPLMDYLSGTREKTKRFPPLKSPQGRPRTFSSQDEAPSGPIEAYLGIDVGSVSTKVVIIDKNLRLLAKKYLYSSGRPLEAIKEALEAISRDLPPEVEICGVGTTGSGRYLTGDFVGADIIRNEITAQATAAAAVDPEVDTIIEIGGQDSKFIRLERGTIVDFNMNKACAAGTGSFLEEQAVRLGISIEDFGRLALKSQAPVKMGERCTVFMQSDLVHYQQRGIPKEDLCAGLCYAIVYNYLTKVVEKRPLGRKVFYQGATALNPGVVAAFEAVLGQEVIVPPHNEVTGAIGVAILAMRERNWAKSRFRGFDLSKVSYEISSFECQACPNCCEIRKVSIEGRPPLFYGGRCEKYETKRITKQEAIPDLVSEREALLLSYLDQDTEGKVIGIPRTLFFLEWLPFFATLFQELGYRVVVSGPTNKRLVARGIESMVNETCFPIKVAHGHVIDLIEQGIKTIFLPQISDLPSGHPRLPSGHVCPYCQSLAWTIHAAVDFNAHGVKVIQPVLHFGDKKTLAGDLRQLAKMLKLRPARVEKAARKAFEAQKDFWNRLKKRGQEILNGLKDGEKAIVIVGRPYNALDPGSNLYIHKKLLDLGVKAIPIDFLPLDEINQDLDEIAQVYWRYGQKILSAAVFCREHPALFPIFITNFACGPDSFILHFFKDHLGDKPFLELEIDEHSADAGVLTRIEAFLDSLGEARTGKRPEKRPRRQPRPTDGRILYVPYMCDHSHSLAAAFRACGLEAQVLPVSDEEALRLGREYTSGKECYPAVLTTGDMIKMTRQKEFDPDRAAFFMPSGTGPCRFGQYNRLHRAILDELGYSSVPIYSPNQSYTLYEEMGMVGKDFTRLAWQGVVAVDVLDKMRREIRPYETAAGMTDQCYQHYLERICQAIEKREDLVAVLMEAREAFEHIPASGRGKRPIVGIVGEIYTRANDFANENIIRTLEALGAEVWTPTISEWILYVNFTAKRRARRHNQWRHYAKLLIEHKVQVSDEKRFEQVVEGLVRSVPEPDAAELVEWASAYVSPEFEGEAILSVGKSLDYILRGVHGIVNVIPFTCMPGAIAAALLKRLKEEHQNIPCITLAYDGQRETTTITRLEAFIYQVNQFRERRLRAAA
- a CDS encoding Rne/Rng family ribonuclease yields the protein MAKEGRRSKPKKVVLINADQPEEIRVALVEDGRLEAFDLETIVREHTRGNIYKGRIVNIEPSLQAVFVDIGSRRNAYLSFDEIHPEYYGYAAVNKGGRSRLSEFLEVGQEILVQIVKEETPTKGANVTTYLAIPGRYTVLMPGNSATGVSRKIEDEAERKRLKEIILSFDLPEGVGAVVRTASAGVPKREIHKDLRYLLRLWREIKRRAATMEPPALLYKDQDVIIRFLRDYLTADVSEILVDSKEAYKKVKDFLKIISPRQSKVVRLFRKRQPIFSLYGLEEQIESIYQPKVELPSGGTLIIEPTEALVAIDVNSGKNIQGENLEEVSFKTNLEAAGEIARQLRLRDLGGLIVIDFIDMKNPRHRREVEKHLRESLKKDRAKVDMTRISKFGVLELARQKLKAPIVWGSHRLCPYCRGEGMIRTVETLALSHLRRLRAKMASSGPALFRLTVPSEVAFYLLNRKRKELLELEEEYQGHIEIEASKEMFPEDGKIDTFPLT